A genomic region of Haemorhous mexicanus isolate bHaeMex1 chromosome 14, bHaeMex1.pri, whole genome shotgun sequence contains the following coding sequences:
- the CD99L2 gene encoding CD99 antigen-like protein 2 isoform X2 yields MAGRRLLGLLLAFAALLGAGHGDDTDDFKLEDALFDPVTRRPTPKGPRMPAGGTDNGFWDVIRTTTTKQPKTTRAPPKRNPEKDPMDFDLADALDDKNDRKDPGRPDLRPGEGFSDDDLASIVDGGYNPDKKKGASGNTDNDYSGVAETGTIAGIASGLAMALIGAVSSYISYQQKKFCFSIQQGLNAEYVKGENMEAVVSEEPQAFR; encoded by the exons ATGGCCGGCCGCCgcctcctggggctgctgctggccttcgCCGCGCTGCTGGGCGCAG GTCATGGGGATGACACAGACGACTTCAAACTAGAGGATGCCCTGTTTGATCCCGTCACCAGGCGAC CCACTCCCAAGGGCCCCAGGATGCcagcaggtgggacag ACAATGGCTTTTGGGATGTCATTCGCACCACCACGACCAAGCAGCCAAAAACTACAAGAGCCCCTCCTAAGCGTAACCCAG AAAAGGATCCTATGGATTTTGACTTGGCTGATGCCCTTGATGATAAGAACGATAGGAAAGATCCTGGGAGGCCGGACCTAAGGCCAGGTGAAG GATTTTCAGATGATGACCTGGCCAGCATCGTGGACGGTGGCTACAACCCAGACAAGAAGAAGG GTGCCAGTGGCAACACCGACAACGACTACAGCGGAG TGGCAGAGACGGGGACAATCGCCGGCATCGCCAGCGGCCTGGCCATGGCGCTCATCGGGGCCGTCTCCAGCTACATCTCCTACCAGCAGAAGAAGTTCTGCTTCAGCATCCAGC AGGGACTGAATGCCGAGTACGTGAAAGGAGAAAACATGGAAGCTGTCGTGAGCGAGGAACCCCAGG CTTTCAGGTAG
- the CD99L2 gene encoding CD99 antigen-like protein 2 isoform X1, producing MAGRRLLGLLLAFAALLGAGHGDDTDDFKLEDALFDPVTRRPTPKGPRMPAGGTDNGFWDVIRTTTTKQPKTTRAPPKRNPEKDPMDFDLADALDDKNDRKDPGRPDLRPGEGFSDDDLASIVDGGYNPDKKKGASGNTDNDYSGVAETGTIAGIASGLAMALIGAVSSYISYQQKKFCFSIQQGLNAEYVKGENMEAVVSEEPQVKYSVLETQSAEPPKQDSAKI from the exons ATGGCCGGCCGCCgcctcctggggctgctgctggccttcgCCGCGCTGCTGGGCGCAG GTCATGGGGATGACACAGACGACTTCAAACTAGAGGATGCCCTGTTTGATCCCGTCACCAGGCGAC CCACTCCCAAGGGCCCCAGGATGCcagcaggtgggacag ACAATGGCTTTTGGGATGTCATTCGCACCACCACGACCAAGCAGCCAAAAACTACAAGAGCCCCTCCTAAGCGTAACCCAG AAAAGGATCCTATGGATTTTGACTTGGCTGATGCCCTTGATGATAAGAACGATAGGAAAGATCCTGGGAGGCCGGACCTAAGGCCAGGTGAAG GATTTTCAGATGATGACCTGGCCAGCATCGTGGACGGTGGCTACAACCCAGACAAGAAGAAGG GTGCCAGTGGCAACACCGACAACGACTACAGCGGAG TGGCAGAGACGGGGACAATCGCCGGCATCGCCAGCGGCCTGGCCATGGCGCTCATCGGGGCCGTCTCCAGCTACATCTCCTACCAGCAGAAGAAGTTCTGCTTCAGCATCCAGC AGGGACTGAATGCCGAGTACGTGAAAGGAGAAAACATGGAAGCTGTCGTGAGCGAGGAACCCCAGG tTAAATATTCAGTCCTGGAAACGCAGtcagcagaaccaccaaaaCAAGACAGTGCGAAGATATAA